A stretch of the Bordetella genomosp. 8 genome encodes the following:
- a CDS encoding LysR family transcriptional regulator codes for MDWDDARIFLAVYRGGTLRAAAAALRVDQATVGRRLRALEQSLQARLFLHTPRGYVPTRAGELAMPAAEAMEHAADRLERLTQGTDESVSGTVRVTTSDTMGRGFLIRAIQQVRATHPQLRVVLTTSTLLSNLTRREADIAVRNVRPDNPDLISRRLSKPELGVYASKRYLKAHGEPRRGTAFEGHTVIAYQRAVFGARSETICGEAFGNAQVALEVNSGLMLLEAVAQGIGIAELPTYLGDATPGLERIWPDCGEFYDVWLVMHGDLHRSARVRALADAIVAVFEQAEEKPPPQRSRRPGRAGLSTS; via the coding sequence GTGGATTGGGACGACGCGCGTATCTTCCTGGCGGTGTATCGGGGCGGCACCCTGCGGGCGGCGGCCGCTGCGCTGCGCGTGGACCAGGCCACCGTGGGCAGGCGTCTGCGGGCATTGGAGCAATCCCTGCAGGCGCGGCTGTTCCTGCATACGCCGCGCGGCTATGTGCCCACGCGGGCGGGTGAACTGGCGATGCCGGCGGCGGAAGCCATGGAACATGCCGCGGACCGGTTGGAACGCCTGACGCAGGGTACGGATGAATCCGTGTCCGGCACCGTGCGTGTGACCACTTCCGATACGATGGGGCGCGGCTTTCTGATACGCGCCATCCAGCAGGTACGGGCAACGCATCCGCAATTGCGTGTGGTGCTGACAACGTCCACGCTGCTTAGCAATCTGACGCGGCGCGAGGCCGACATCGCGGTGCGGAACGTGCGGCCCGACAATCCCGATCTGATTTCGCGGCGACTGAGCAAGCCGGAATTGGGCGTCTACGCCAGCAAACGCTATCTGAAGGCCCACGGCGAGCCGCGTCGCGGCACGGCGTTCGAAGGGCACACGGTGATCGCTTACCAGCGCGCGGTGTTCGGCGCGCGCAGCGAGACCATTTGCGGTGAGGCTTTCGGCAATGCGCAGGTGGCGCTGGAGGTCAATTCCGGACTGATGTTGCTGGAGGCGGTGGCGCAGGGCATAGGCATCGCCGAATTGCCCACTTATCTGGGCGACGCCACGCCGGGCCTGGAGCGCATCTGGCCGGATTGCGGAGAGTTCTATGACGTGTGGTTGGTGATGCACGGCGACCTGCATCGCAGCGCGAGGGTACGCGCCCTTGCCGACGCCATCGTTGCCGTATTCGAACAGGCCGAAGAGAAACCGCCGCCTCAGCGGAGCAGGAGGCCGGGGCGAGCCGGCTTATCCACAAGCTGA
- a CDS encoding YchJ family protein, translated as MEQYVADPVKSCPCGTGKPYAACCGQWHHGSRHLQAPTAEALMRSRYSAYVLDLVDYVRDTWHPDTRPPRIEPNPAGLKWLGLEVKRHVVQDERHALVEFVARSRLQGKGQRMHEVSRFVRENGVWLYVDVDGDVDGGAGKA; from the coding sequence ATGGAGCAATACGTGGCCGACCCTGTAAAGTCCTGCCCCTGCGGCACCGGCAAGCCTTACGCGGCCTGCTGCGGGCAGTGGCATCACGGCTCCCGGCATCTGCAAGCTCCCACCGCGGAAGCCTTGATGCGTTCCAGGTATAGCGCCTACGTATTGGACCTGGTCGACTATGTGCGCGACACCTGGCATCCGGACACTCGGCCGCCACGTATCGAGCCCAACCCTGCCGGTTTGAAATGGCTGGGGTTGGAGGTCAAACGCCACGTCGTCCAGGATGAGCGCCATGCGCTGGTCGAGTTCGTCGCGCGCAGCCGTTTGCAGGGCAAGGGCCAGCGCATGCACGAAGTCAGCCGCTTCGTTCGCGAAAACGGTGTCTGGCTATACGTGGACGTGGACGGCGACGTCGATGGCGGCGCAGGCAAGGCCTGA
- a CDS encoding MFS transporter, whose product MSQLMPSPALSVSPQPRVRYLPLVTLAMGFVMATLDVTVVNVGLSNIAEQLQVPLSGLVWVVDGYTLTFAAMLLVGGGLADRFGAKNVYQTGLTIFVLASLLCGAAPNGTTLVLARFLQGIGAALFMPSSLSLLTRAYPDDKVRGRMLALWSAIVSIAGVSGPLIGGILIDRLGWRSIFLVNLPIGLVGLAMAHKVIPHSARHFRALNAASHLLGVTALAGLSFTLIEGPVLGWTSAPIVSAACAMLLAGWAFVARERGSANPLLPRDLFATARFPAANMLGFIINFGGYGQLFVLSLFLQEARGASPLAAGSQLLPTMLLFTLGNLSAPRVVARLGPRAALLGSLGLCVVGSVLTAWILRPETDYWLFAIIVALINLGVGVAVPAMTAVVMQIAGQSHANIAAACLNANRQIGVLVGVAIMGTILHAYGEWHISLPLAFGTMGTLYAIGTVLVWRYLKT is encoded by the coding sequence ATGTCGCAACTCATGCCATCGCCGGCCCTGTCCGTGTCGCCTCAACCCCGTGTCCGCTATCTGCCATTGGTCACCCTGGCCATGGGCTTTGTCATGGCGACGCTGGACGTGACCGTCGTCAATGTCGGGCTTTCCAACATCGCCGAACAACTACAGGTCCCGCTGTCCGGATTGGTGTGGGTGGTCGACGGCTATACGCTGACTTTCGCCGCGATGCTGCTGGTGGGCGGGGGCCTGGCCGACCGCTTCGGCGCGAAGAACGTGTACCAGACCGGCCTGACCATTTTCGTGTTGGCGTCGCTGCTATGCGGGGCGGCGCCCAACGGCACGACGCTGGTGCTCGCGCGGTTCCTGCAGGGAATAGGCGCCGCGCTTTTCATGCCCAGCTCATTGAGCCTGCTGACCCGTGCCTATCCCGATGACAAGGTCCGCGGCCGGATGCTGGCGCTCTGGTCCGCCATTGTGTCGATCGCGGGCGTATCGGGGCCGTTGATCGGCGGCATCCTGATAGACCGCCTGGGATGGCGCAGCATCTTCCTGGTGAATCTGCCCATCGGCCTGGTCGGGCTGGCAATGGCGCACAAGGTCATCCCGCATTCCGCGCGGCATTTCCGCGCACTGAACGCCGCAAGTCACCTGTTGGGCGTGACTGCGCTGGCCGGGTTGAGTTTCACGCTGATCGAAGGCCCTGTACTCGGCTGGACATCGGCGCCCATCGTGAGCGCGGCCTGCGCCATGCTGCTGGCCGGCTGGGCCTTCGTGGCACGGGAGCGCGGCAGCGCCAACCCGCTGTTGCCGCGGGATCTGTTCGCCACGGCGCGCTTCCCAGCCGCCAATATGCTGGGCTTCATCATCAATTTCGGCGGCTACGGCCAGCTGTTCGTACTGAGCCTGTTCCTGCAGGAGGCACGCGGCGCCAGCCCGCTGGCCGCCGGCAGCCAACTGCTGCCCACCATGTTGCTGTTCACGCTGGGAAATCTGTCGGCTCCGCGCGTGGTCGCGCGCCTGGGGCCACGCGCCGCCCTGCTCGGCAGCCTGGGCCTGTGCGTGGTCGGCAGCGTGCTCACGGCATGGATACTGCGGCCCGAGACGGATTATTGGCTTTTCGCGATCATCGTTGCCCTGATCAACCTGGGCGTGGGGGTAGCGGTTCCCGCGATGACGGCGGTGGTCATGCAGATCGCCGGCCAGTCGCATGCGAATATCGCGGCCGCCTGTTTGAATGCCAATCGCCAGATCGGCGTGCTGGTCGGCGTGGCGATTATGGGCACCATCCTGCACGCCTATGGCGAGTGGCACATTTCGCTTCCCCTGGCTTTCGGCACCATGGGAACGCTCTATGCGATCGGGACCGTATTGGTGTGGCGCTACCTGAAAACGTAA
- a CDS encoding class I SAM-dependent methyltransferase, which produces MNMRPYRPVVLSILKERDASSVLDAPCGHGWLGRALQRQGGQKRPQIDGVCLYEEPVPNSGYRSFTEHDLNDPLALPADHYDAVVCGEALHLLTNPGVALESFRTCLRKDGTLIVTTPNTWHMSSRLQYLFRGFHSGFRAAVGKKPGQYITYIPWSFNQLHVFLSHYGFVDITLHEVDEPKPRHWAERLVAIPALLYGRGKQRRADNEEESRYWRQLASRQSLYGRWLVVSARLP; this is translated from the coding sequence ATGAATATGCGCCCCTATCGCCCCGTCGTTCTTTCCATACTGAAAGAACGCGATGCCAGCAGCGTGCTGGACGCGCCCTGCGGGCACGGCTGGCTGGGTCGCGCCCTGCAACGGCAGGGCGGCCAGAAGCGCCCGCAGATCGACGGCGTCTGCCTGTATGAGGAACCCGTGCCGAACAGCGGCTATCGCAGCTTCACGGAACACGATCTGAATGATCCGCTCGCCCTGCCCGCGGACCACTACGACGCGGTCGTGTGCGGGGAAGCCCTGCACCTGTTGACCAACCCCGGCGTGGCTTTGGAAAGTTTCCGTACATGCCTGCGCAAGGATGGCACGCTGATCGTCACGACGCCAAATACGTGGCACATGAGCTCGCGCCTGCAGTATCTGTTTCGCGGCTTCCATTCCGGCTTCCGCGCCGCGGTTGGCAAAAAGCCCGGGCAGTACATCACGTATATCCCGTGGTCCTTCAACCAGCTGCACGTGTTCCTGTCGCATTATGGATTCGTCGACATCACGCTGCATGAAGTCGACGAGCCCAAGCCCAGGCACTGGGCGGAACGCCTCGTCGCCATACCCGCCCTGCTCTACGGCCGCGGCAAGCAACGGCGCGCGGATAACGAGGAAGAAAGCCGATATTGGCGGCAACTGGCGTCACGCCAGTCGCTATACGGACGCTGGCTGGTGGTGTCGGCCCGATTGCCTTGA